The Hymenobacter oligotrophus genome segment CGAGGGTGCCGGCGGCTGCACGCCCAAGCCCAAAAAGCTCAGGCCGGCCTCCAGCAAAATGGCCGCCGCGAAGTTGGAAGTGGCAATAACAATCAGCGGACCGAGCAAATTGGGCAGCAGATGACGCACCAACAACCTTGCGGTTGGCAAGCCTAATACGCGGCCAGCCTCCACGAAGGTTTTTTCGCGCAGGCTCAGCAGCTGGCCACGCACCACCCGCGCCACATCCACCCACATCGTAAGTCCCACGGCCACAAAGGATGTCCAGACGCCTTTGGAGCCAAATGCCAGCGAAATGGCAATAACCAGCATGATGCCCGGGATGCTCCACACCACTGTCATCAGGCCAAGCAAGAGCGAATCGAGCCAGCCGCCGGTGTAGCCCGCCACAGCCCCCACGGTTACCCCAATCAGCAGCGAAATGAGCACCGCCACCAACCCGATACCCAGGGAAATGCGCGTGCCCAACAGCAGGCGGCTTAGCTCGTCGCGCCCGGCTTTGTCGGTGCCCAGCCAGTAAGTGCGCTCGATGATGTGCTTTTGCTCGACCTCCTGGCGCAATTGAGCCGCCGGCCCTAGGTGCCTAACTACCTGGCTGAGCAGGTAGCGGCGCGGGGCCTCGGCCAACGTGCCTTTGGCCTGATAGGGCTGCGCAACAAGCGTGTCGCCGGCCACTCGCCAGCCACTAATGGGCAGCTCCTCGTAGCGGGCGGGCGCACCGGCCAGCCAACGTTGCAGCAACGAGGGGTTATCGGCTACCGAGTCGGTAAGCGGCAACCGGAGGATAATGGCCCGAAAGCCCGGCGGTTGTTTTTGCAGCTGCACCAGGCCGTTGTTGGCGTTGGGGGTGGCATCGGGCAGCACGAGGTAGCCCAGCAGCGCCACCAGCGTGCACAGGCCAATAAACAACAGCCCCGCCATGGCGGGGCTGTTGCCCAGCAGGCGCTGCCGTACGTAATACCCGGGGGTGCGAACCGGCGCGGCCGGAGGTGTTGCTGCGGGAGCCGCCATTAGCGGGTGTTGTGTTGAAGCAGGCCTTCCTTGGTGGCCAGGAAAAAACAGTCTTGCCGCACGGCCCCAAACAAGCTGGGCTCGTAGGCCAATTCGGTGTCGGGGTCGGGCCAGAAACAGCGGATGAGGCCTTGCTCCAGCATGCCGCGCAAATGCTGCTCCAACTCGTTGGGCGAGAAGCTGGTGCGCTGCTGCAAATCGTGGAAGGAGCTGACGAAGTAAAGTTCGTCGAGGATGTCGAATTCGGCGTCGGTCACGGAAGGCTCAGCTGATGGTGAACAAAGGTATCATCAGCTAACCTGAATGCGAAGGAAAAGTCACTGGGGTAAGAAAGTACGCCTCCCGAAGCCAGCGTTTGGACTGATTGCCAACAAGCGCACAGGCCATAGCTTTTTGGCGAACACAATGAGCAAGCGGCTTGGCTTTGCACTAGCTGGCCGCGCCGGGCACCCCGACCGACCTAGGCATTTCTGTTTTTTTTGCGGCCATTTGGCGCCCTTTCCAACGGTACCCGCCGCGCAAACCTAGGAGGCCCACGGCCAAGGCGTACGGGGGGTACACAAGCTGCAGCAGCGGCACCAGCATCAGCCATTTGCGGCGCTCGAAAAACCGCAGCACCGGGTTCAGAAAGGCCACATCGGCCCCCAGCTTCAGAGCCCAGGCTGCCAGCACCCACGGCCACACCGAGGCCTGCCAAAGCAGCAACCCAACCAGCGCCCATAAACCTACGTTGGCTGCCAGCACCAACACGGCCAACCCGCGCGAAGCCCCGCTTTGGTAGTGCCGCCACTTGCTGGCCCACCGCACCCGTTGCTGCAGCAAGGCACCTAAGGTAGGCTGCGCGGCGGTGTGCACCGTGGCCTCGGGGTGCTTGAGAAACTGGATGCCTTGTGGGTAGGCCTCGGCCATCTTATGCAGCAGAAATTCATCGTCGCCGCTGGGCACGTGGGCGTTGCCGCCAAAACCACCGACCTCGTAGAAGGCGGCGCGTTGGTAAGCCAAGTTAGCTCCGTTGCACATGGTAGGTGCTCCGGCGCCAATGCTGGCTGCGCCGGTGCCAACTAAAGCTGCTAATTCGAGGCCCTGCAGTCCTGCCAACAATCCCTTACCGGTAAGCAGCACCGAGCCACTCACAAACTGCACCTCCGGATTGCCAAACACCTGCGCATAGGCCGCTAGCCAACCCGCGGGCACGCGGCAGTCGGCATCGGTGCAGAGCACCCACCGCGCACGGGCCTGCGCAATAGCCGCCACGATAGCCGCTTTTTTGCCCGTGGGCTGGCCAGGTTGCTCGGCCAGGCGCAGCAAGCGCAGTACGTAAGGGCTGTTGGCCGCAACTGCCTGCACTACGGCGGCGGTATCGTCGGTCGAATGGTCATCAACCACAACTACCTCGAAGCGGCCACCTTGCTGCAGCCACGTTTGCTGGCCTAGGTCGGTGAGCAGCAGCGGCAGGTTGGCAGCCTCGTTGCGGGCAGCTATCAGCACCGATACCACCGGCGTCTCCCCTGTTGCCGGGGCATGTGGCCTAGGTGCTTGGGGCTGATTGGCAGCTATGGAGAGCTTCAGCCAGTGGTGGCGGTATTGCCAAAATGCGGCGGCGTACACAACTGCGGGCAGGCACGCGGCGGCCGCCAACCAATGGGGCAGCATCATACCACGCGCAGGTGCTTGCGCCGTTTGCGGTTGCGCCGCAGCACTTTTAGGCGCAGCACAAACAGCAGACCAGCCGCGCTGGGCAAGGCAATATTCAGCACCCACAGGCTTAGGCTGGCGCTCAGCACGGGCAGTACGGGCAAACCCAGCAGACCAAACAGATGTGTGGCCGACAGCTCGCGGGCGCCTACATCGGTAAGCGCGTTAAGCGAGGGTACCAACGACTTCAGCAGGAACGTGCCGGCAATGGCGGCCAGCGCGGCACCTAGGGGCGCCTGGGCACCGTAGGCCCACAGCAGCAAGCCGAACTGCGCCGTGAACACGGCATAGCGCAGCCCCGAAACCAACAGCACCTCGTTGAGCACCTTGGCCGGGTAGTGCGGCAGGTTGGCCACGTAGCGCCTAAACCTACCTAGGGGCCGCCACTGCAGCACCGCCTCCAGCAAATAGCGGCTGCGGTAGAGCGGCAACAGCAGCAAGCCCGAGCCCAGCAGAGCCGTGAGCACCAAGCCGCCCACCACCAGGGGGTACGTATGGCCGATGTAGCGCGCTAAAAAGTACAGCCCGCCCGCTGCGCCTGCCAACAGGGTAATTACCAATTGGCAGTAGCGCCCCAGAAACACGGCACCTAGGGCTTCGGGCCGACGGTTTTTGAGCTCGAGTAAGCGGCCGGCGTAGTCGCCCACTCGGTTGGGTGTTACAAAACCCAGGGTAAGCCCCACCAGCACTGCCCGAAAGCTGCGCGCATACGATACGGGCTCAAGGTGCTGCGCCAGGCGCCACCACTTCCAGGCTTCCAGGGCCCAGTTGAGGGGCACCAGCAGCAAGGCCATCACGGCAGGGCCGCGTTTGGCATCGGTAATCAGCCCGCGCCACGCGGCAGAGGTAGCCGCATCGGCCACCACCGACTGCCACAGCAGCCACAGCGTTAGGGCGGTTACGGCCAGCTTGCCAAGCACCACCCACGGCTTAAGGTTGCGGCGACGGGAACCGGCACTGGGTTTATGTGTGTAGCTTTGTACTGAATGGCTACTTACCCCTCCCCCGCTTTGCTCGACCTGCCCAAGATCATTATGGGCATCGACCCCGGCACCCAGATTATGGGCTACGCCGTGATTGAGGTCACCGGCCAGCGGGTGCAGGTGCTGCGCTACGACGTCATCAATCTCAAGGCGTTTGGGTCCAATCACGCAGTAAAACTAAAGAAGATCTTCGACCGGATGATTCAGCTCATTGAGGAGTACCTCCCCGACGAGCTGGCCATCGAGGCTCCCTTTTACGGCGCCAACGTGCAAAGTATGCTCAAGCTGGGCCGTGCCCAGGGCGTGGCCATTGCTGCCTGCCTCTCGCGCGACATTCCGTTTGTGGAGTACGCCCCCACCAAGGTAAAGCAATCGGTTACGGGCTCGGGCGCTGCCAGCAAGGAGCAAGTGGCCCACATGCTGCGCCAAACGCTTACGTTGCCGCCCATGGAGGAAGCGCCTAAACTCCTCGACGCGACGGATGCCCTGGCCGTGGCGCTCTGCCACCACTACCAAAAGGGCAACAACGTAAAGGCCGGCGGCAAAAGCTGGGGCAAGTTCCTGGCCGAAAACCCCGATAAAATGGCCGCACCGGTGGCCGGCAAAAAAGCCGTGGCCGCCCGCAAAAAGCCGGTAGCTAAGGCCTAAGTTACCCATTGATTCAGATACAAACAGCCCCGGCTCCTAGTTACCTAGGGCCGGGGCTGTTTAATTGAGCAGCCACCGAATAGCCGCCGCCGACATACTAATTGAAATCAATCTCGCCGCGCAGGTAGGTAACGGCGAAACCGCTCATCAGCACCCGGTCGCCGCGCAGCTCGCACCACAGGTCGCCGCTGCGGGGCGAGACTTGCCGGGCGTGAAAAGTGGTTTTGCCGAGGCGTTCGGCCCAGTACGGCACCAATTGCGTGTGGCCCGAGCCGGTGACGGGGTCCTCGGGTACGCCCACGCGCGGCCCAAACCAGCGCGACACGAAATCGACGCCGTTGGAGCCGGGAGCGGTGGCAATTACGCCGCGGTACTCCACCTTGGCCAGGTGCGTCATGCTGGGGCGCAGGGCGCGCACCTCGGCTTCGGAGTCGAACACGGCAATGAGGTCGGGGCCAGCGTGGATGCTCAGGGGCGTGGCGCGCAGGCCATCAAGCAAACCATCGGGGTGGTGCTCCAGGTGCTGCGGCGGTTGGGCCGGGAAATCGAGCGTGAGCTGGCCGTTGGCTTGTTGGCGCACGCGCAACGGGCCGCTTTTGGAGTGAAAGGTAAGCTCCTCGGCCGTGGCGCCTAGGTGCCGGAACAGCACGTGGGCCGTGGCCAAGGTGGCATGGCCGCACAGCGCTACCTCCACGGCGGGCGTAAACCAGCGCAGCTCGTACTCGGCCTCGGTGCCCGGGCGCGGCACGAAAAAGGCCGTTTCGGCGAGGTTGTTTTCGGCGGCAATGGCCTGCATGGTTTCGGCAGGCAGCCACGCTTGCAGCGGGCACACGGCGGCGGGGTTGCCTGCAAATACTTTATCGGTGAAGGCGTCGACCTGGTAGATGGGGAGCGTCATGAGGCAGGGAAAGCAGATAAGCGGGGCTAATGTAGCACCCGCCTCAGCATAGTTGCAGCCCACGGCGGGCGTTTGTGGCTAAGCTACTCGGCGGCAATTGTTTCCGCTACTAATGACCCGGGCTCTGCCGCCCTTGCAGCGCTTACCAAGGCTTTATCAGGAATGCGGCGCCTTGGAAGTTTCCTTGGGCATACGCCACCGCCTCCTAGGTGAGGTGGGCTTGATATAGGTAATGGCAATGCCAAACAGCACGATACACCCGCCCACGATGGTGGTGCCGGTAATGTGTTCGCCAAGAAATACCCAAGCCATCAGCCCCGTAACAAACGCTTGGCTCAGGAGGCTTAGCGACACGCGGGTGGGCTCGAGGTGCTGAATAGAGCGGTTGATGGTAAGCCAACCCGCCAGCTGACACACCAAACCCAAGCCCAGCAGCCCCAACCAAGTGTCGGCGGCAAAGTGCCACAGCGGCTCTTGGTAAATCAGGCAGAGCAACAGCAGAAACACGCTAGCGGCTAGCATGTTCCAGAACATAAACGTGAGCGTGTCGATGCGTCGCAGCACGTCTTTGGTCAGCAGAATATAGATGCCATAGAAGACGCTGGATAATACCGCTAGCAGAAAGCCTAGGTCGAACTGCAAGGCCAGGATGGCGGGCAGCCCGGCCAGCAACACCATGCCGCACAAAGCAACCGAGGTGCCAACCCAAAACGAAACGCCGGGCCGGGCCTTCAGAAACACCACACTGCCCAGGCCCACCCACACGGGTGCAAGGTTGGCCAGCAGCGTTGCTACGGTAGCCGACGACAGCCGGATGGAGATGTTCCAGACGGCAATATCCGAGGCGAATACCAAGCCGCCGAGCAAGGAAATAAGCAAATCATGGCGGCTGATGGGCTTGAGCTTGCGGGCCAGCAGCACATACAGCCCCAACACCACCCACGCCACCACAATGCGGTAGAAAGCCGAAGTAAGCCCCGGCACCGGCATGCCCTTCACGAAAATGGGCGAAAGCGAGATGCAGACGATGCCGATAACGAGCAGCAGGCGCGGGTTCATAGGCGGCGAAGGTACTGCACCCGACCGAGGCATAAGGTGGCGGCGACGCTACTTGCTACGGACGCCTGCAAAGCCCAACAATTCTTGCTGCGAAATCGACGCTTTATTGCTTCATCAGAAGATTTGAATAATTATTTCAGGAGCCATGCAACCGCGCAAACAGGTGCCCGGTCAAGCGTGCAGAAGGTTGTTTTATTCCGGAATATCAGCTTTGCTACTTCGCTCTATCAGTACCGTATGCCGCCAATCGAAGAAATAATCGCCGGGTGCCGCCGCAACCACCCGGTGGCCCAACGGCAGTTGTACGACCACTTGGCTTACCGGCTGATGGGCGTGTGCCTGCGCTACAGCCCCACGCGCGCCGAAGCCGAGGACGCCTTGCAAAACGCCTTCGTGAAAATCTTCAGCAACCTGCACCAATACGCCGGGCAGGGCCCCTTCGAAGCGTGGGCGCGCCGCATTGCCGTTACCACCGCCATCAACGCCTACCACCAACGCAAGCAGCGCGGCCCCCACGTGGATTGCGAAGAAGCCGCCGAGCAGGCCCACCCCGATGGCACCCCGCTCGAGCAGCTTTCGGCGCACGAGGTGCTTAGCCTGATGCAAACCCTGCCCCTGGGCTACCGCACCGTGCTAAATCTGTACGCGGTGGAAGGCTACTCGCACGCCGAAATCGCCGAGCTGCTGGGCATTTCCGAAGGCACCAGCAAATCGCAGTTATCCCGCGCCCGCCACCTGCTCGAAGAACGGCTGGTGGCCTCCAACAAGATTGCCTAATTGCCATGACTGAGCACGATCCGCAAGAGTTTTTCCGGGAGCTGCACGATAAGCTCCACGATTTTGGCGCCGAACCGCCCGCCGATGCCTGGGCGGGCATTCAGAGCCGCCTGCCCCAAAAGAAGAAGGACCGCCGCCTGTTTTTTTACCTGAGCACGGCGGCGGCCTTGTTGCTGCTTGGCGTGACGCTCCTAGGTGGTTTCCACCGCTTCAATATGCCCTTCGGGCAAGGAGCACCTGGCGCGGCGCAGCCCGTTGCTGTGGGCGCGGCCAACACCGGTGGGCAAACGGCCAACACTGGAGTGCAGCCGAATGAGCAACCAGCTAATCCAGGCGCCGATAGCTACCGCAACGCCCGTGCTGCGGATGCGCAAACCGCAACTGCGCAAGCCACGCCGGAAGGCGCACCTGCCGAACCGCTTGGTGGCACCTATGCAAGCGCCTCCCCGGCACTGGCCCGCAAGCGCAACACCCTAGGTGCCCCCGATGCCCGCACTGGCCTGGCACCTGCAACCACCTCTCCCAATTACGCAACTGCTGGCAAGGGCGGCCGACGCACCCCGCGTGCAGCTCGGAGTAAGCACCTAGGCGGGTTGGCTGCGGCGCCAGCCGGCAGCACTGCTGCTCGCTCCCGCGCCGGCCGTTTTGGTAAAGGGCAAGCCGTAGCAAGCTTGGGCAGCCGGGCTGCTGCTACCCGCGCCGGCCGCAACACGTTTGCTGCTGCCTCAAATACGGCAGCTTCCCGCGAGCAGGGTTTGTCGCGGAAGAGCCTGCGCCGCGTTGCTCGTCCGAAAACAGGCCAGGCTTTGGCTAGCCTGTCGGGAGCTGAAACCACGGATGCGGCCGCGGCGCGCAAGGGTAGCAGCGGCCGCATCAAGGGTGCAAGTCAATTGCTCGAGCCCACAGCTCCTGCAGTGGCTTTGGTTGAGCCCGAAGAACCGGAAGTGCAACGCACGCGCCGCAACAGCCGCAAGCCGCAAAGCCGCCGGGCGCGCATCATCAAGGGCTTGAGCGTGGAGCTGCTGGCCGGTGCCGCCTACTCTTACCGCCACTTGTCGGGCAGCGGCACCGTGGCGCAACGGCAGCTTACCAGCCTGGAGCGCCCCGCCGTGGGCTACTCGGGCCAGCTGAACGTGGCCTACGCCCTCAACCGCCGCGCCAAAGTATCGGCCGGCTTGGGCTACACCGATTACGCCTCGCGCTACCGCTACCAAGTGCAGAAGAGCAACGGCGGCGTTCTGAAAGTTGATCAGCGCGATGTGTACCGCTTTATGTTGGTGCCGGTGCAGCTGCAGTACAAACTCGCCGGCAACCACCGCTATGCCCTAGGTTGGCTGGCCGGGGGCACGCTCGGGGTGTACGCCGGGGGCCGCACCACCGAAGGCAGCGCCTGCAACTGCACGCAAAACAACGACCCCGCCGCCGACGCCCGCTACCGCTCCTTTACGGTGGCTGCCAACGCCGGCGCCTTCCTCGATTACAACCTCACGCCCGACGTGCGCCTGCTGCTCCGCCCCACCCTGCAGTACCACCTCACCTCGCTTACCGCCCCCGATGCGGGGCTGTTGCAACGCCGGCCCGTGTCGGTGGGCCTGCAAACGGGTTTGTCCTTCAACTTAAAAGAGCCGAAGCGCCCCGCCCCGGCTATTGCTAAACACTAATTCTTGCCGACTTATGAAACGTATCCTTCTCCTCTCCGCGCTGGCCGCTAGCTTGCTTGGCTGCGCCAAAGAAGACATCGTTATCTGCGAAACCGACGGTGGCGTGGTGCCGCCCGTCACGCCTCCCGTCAAGCTCACCAGCATTGCCGCTTTTACTGGCCGGTACGGGGCCGCTCCGCAGCTTTTCTCGCTGTCGGCGCGCACCGCGCAAACCGTGGTAACCGCCAAAGGCAACCGTTTCAGCTTCGCGGCAAACAATTTCATCCGAACCGATAACCAGCCGCTGTCGAACAGCCCCGTACGGGTGCACATCCGCGAGATTATGGGCAAGGCCGATATGGTGCTGTCGGCCATGCCCACGGTGGCTCAGCAAGGCGAGTTGCTCGAATCAGCCGGCGAATTTCAGATTCAGGCCACGCAGGATAGCGTGCCGTTGCGCATCAACGACACCACGCGGGTACGCTTCCAAACGGTACTGCCACCCGTGCTCAACTCGCAGCAGGGCATGCAGCTCTTCGCGGGCAACGGCGTAGGGGGCGGGGCAGCGGGCTGCTTTAGCTGGATTGCACTGCCGAACGCGCCTTTTTTGGCTACGGGCAACGGCTTTGCCGGCTCGGTGCAGGGCTCAATCATGAACGCCGGCCTGGGTTGGATTAACTGCGACCGGTTTGTGGGCCTGCCCATCTCGCCGCCCCTGCCCATCGCCATCAACGCCCCCAACGTCGGCAAAACCAAAACCGCCGTCTTTGTTGTGTTCGATGAGCTAAACGCCGTGCTGCAGCTTTGCATCGACGGCAACAACAACTTCACGGCCAACCAACTGCCCACGGGCGCCAAGGTAAAGGTGCTGGTCATCCACATCGACAACGAGCGCGTGTATTACGCCAAGCAAAGCCTGGTGGTGGGCTCCACCACGGCCGTTACCCTCACGCCCACCGAAACCGATGTTACGGCCATGGTGGCCGACATCCGCACGCTGTAACCAGCCTTAGCCTACCTTATTCCGGTGTTCGATACGGGCCGGCTCCTAGCACCTAGGGGCCGGCCATTTTTTGTGCTAGACTACTTCGCCGCCAATTACCACCTGCGCCACCGGGTTTTCGCCCAGCCAGTACGGCAGCTCGCGGTAGTCGGGCACGTGCAGCAGCAGCACGTCGGCGCGTTTGCCGGGCTCCAGCGAGCCGCAATCCTGCTGCCGGTCGATGGCCCAGGCGGCGTTGAGGGTTACGGCGGCCAAGGCTTCGCGCGGGGTCAGGCCCATTTTCAGGCAGGCAACCTGCAAGGCCAGCCACAGGTTTTTGCTGGGGCACGAGCCGGGGTTGAAATCGGTGCTGATGGCCACGGGCAACCCGGCATCCACAAACTGCCGACCGGGCGCGTACTGGGCTTGGCGCAAAAACATGGGTACCAATGGCAACAACACCGCCACGGTGCGCCCTTGGCCCGCGGCAGCCACGTGGGCGGCGCCCTCGGGCGTGAGGTAGTCGCAGTGGTCGACGCTGGTGGCGCCCAGCTCGGCGGCCATCAGGCAGCCGCCTAGGTCGTGCAGCTGCTCGGCATGGATCTTCAACTTAAAGCCTAGGTCGCGGGCGCGCTGCAGGTAGCGGCGCGCATCGGCCACGCCAAAGGCGCCTTCCTCGCAAAACACATCCACGAACTCGGCTGCGCCTTGCACTTCGGGCAGCACTTCGGCCGCCAAATACGCGAGGTAATCGGCGGGGCGGCCCTTGTACTCGGGGCCGGGCACGTGGGCACCTAGGAAGGTATTGACGATGCGCACGGGCTGCCGCTGCCCCGCTTGCCGGGCCACGCGCAGCAGGCGCAGCTCGGTGGGTTTGTCGAGCCCGTAGCCGGTTTTGGTTTCGAGGGTGGTTACGCCGTAGTGCCGGAAGCCTTTGAGGTGGTGCAGGGCTTGGGCGAGCAGCTCTTCATCCGAAGCCGCGCGGGTTTTGCGCACCGTGCTCAGGATGCCCCCACCCGAGGCCAGGATATCGAGGTACGACTCGCCCTGCAGCTTGCGCTGAAACTCATCGGCGCGGTTGCCGCCAAACACCAAGTGCGTGTGGCACTCCACCAAGCCGGGCATCACCACGCGCCCCGTGGCCTCGATGATGCGGGTGTCGGGGCCGATCAGCGCCTCGTCGAGCTCGTGCATTGGGCCCACGGCGGCAATGCTGCCGCCGTAGCAGGCTACGTACCCTAGGTCGATGATGCGCCACTCCGACATGGCAGCACCAGCCAAGGGCTTATCGGGGGGTGGGCCGACCAGCGTGAGCACCTGCGCGGCGTTGCGGATGAGCAGCGAGTAGGGTTGGGCGATGGGCACTGCGCAGCGAAACCTAGGCTTGGGGTTGGGTGGCGCGGCGGGTGGCGCGCGTCATCTGCTTGATGTACTCGACGCGGCGGAAGCGCAGCGCCGACCAATCGTCGTCAATAGCAATTTGCCGCACCGGCTCGAAGCCGAGGGCGTGCAGCGGCGCCCAGCCGGTGTCGCGGTTGAAGTCGCAGCGGTACATTTTGCTGGTGCCCTTGGGGTAGGCAAACCACACGGCCGCGTCGCCGGCCGCTACGGCGGCTACCTGCGGAGCCAGCTGATCGATTTCGGCCTGCTGCGTAGCAAACACCAAAGCGGCATCCACGTTGTCGGCGGCAGCAGCATCCGCCACCACAGTGCATTGGGCGCGCATGTCGGCCAGCAGGGGCTGCAAATCGGCGGGCAGCTGGAGCACCAGCACCACGGTGCCGGGCTTTAGCAGCATTTTCTCGACGGCTGATTTCATGGCGCTAAAGGTAGCAGAAGTAACTTCTGATGCCCTAGGTGCCCGGTGGTGTTACGCCTGCCAGGGCCTCACCTCGAAGCCGCCATCGGCCCCAATGCGCACGTAGTACAGCTCATCGAAACCCTCGGCGTAGGTGGGCAACTCGAGGCGGCCTCTCGTGCCTAAAATACCTTTGGCGGGCACCTGCTCCGGCGCGGGGCGCTGCTGGTTGCGGAGCAGGGCCTCGCGCGGCACCGATTGAAAGTAATAGCCCACCACCTGGTAGCCAGCCTGCCGGGCTGCGGCAATGTACACCTGCCGCTCGGCCGCCGTGGGGTTGGTGTTATCCACCACAAAACGGGCCTGGGTTTCGAGGCAAAACTGCAGCAGGCGCCGCTCGCGGTTGCGGGTGCGGAGCAAATCGAGGCTGATGCGCACGTGCGAGTTGAAGAACCGCTGCTTGTAGAACGTGGACTTGCCCGTGGCCTGAATACCACAGAAAACGATGGCCTGCATAGCGTGAAGAAACAGAGGCGGTTACCTACCGCAAATTATTGGTAGTCCTGAAGACGAGGTTCGTATACTTTTTCCAACTCGTCTTTGGTTTTCACTACCTCATCTGATTATTATAGACGAACTTAACCGCAAGAGCCCATGAGACCTATTGCCAACTCACTGCCCCTGCTCACGATAGTCTCTGCGCTGCCCAACGAAGCCGTTGAACGTTCTATTCGGCCCACCGATGAGGCCACTTTTGTGGTTAGCCCCCTGCGGATACAGGCAAGCACGCCAAGCCCCAAAAGCAGCGCTGCCTCCACGGGCTTTATGGTAGCATCGTCGGCCGAGCCCGAGCCCACACCGCCCGAAGCCACCAACCCCAAGCTGCACAAGTACGACGAGTTCGTGAAGTTTTACCTCGATTGCATGAACCGCGCCTAAGCCACGCCAGCCCTTGCAACCGCGCTACTCCCTCCCGCGGTTGCGCGTACGCCCGGCTGCGGCTGCCCATCGGGCGGCTGCAGCCGGGCGTATTTGCTGTTGCGTGCGCGGTGGCCCTAGGTCCAGTACTTCACGGGCGCCTGCGGGAAGCTCTGCTGCCACTCGCTGTAGAAGAACTCCTTGAGGCGGCGCATGTCGTCGGGCTGGTACACGTACTTGTGGCTGCCAAACTTATTGCGCTTCACGGTGCGCTTGGCCTCGTCGAGGTCGAGGGAGGTGTTGGGATACCACTGCAGCAGCATGTCCTTGGAGCCGGGCGTAAAGCGGTGGCTGATGAACTCGGCCGTGAGGTCGCAGTCGAAATCGAGCGTAGCCTCCAGGCGGTCGAACAGCTGGCGGTACTCCTGCTCCCAGTTAGGAATGGGCATGATGGGCGCCAGCACCACGCCCACGGGGTAGCCGCCACCGCCCTGCTCCTTGGGCAAGGCC includes the following:
- a CDS encoding AAA family ATPase; this encodes MQAIVFCGIQATGKSTFYKQRFFNSHVRISLDLLRTRNRERRLLQFCLETQARFVVDNTNPTAAERQVYIAAARQAGYQVVGYYFQSVPREALLRNQQRPAPEQVPAKGILGTRGRLELPTYAEGFDELYYVRIGADGGFEVRPWQA